The region CCCCAGCGCGAGCACGGCGAGCAGACCGGGCACGCACCCGAGCACGACGACGGCGGCACGCCGCGCCCACACCCACCGGGCGAGTCGCGTCCATGCGCCCCGCGCCTTTCTGAAGACACGCATGGAGCCACCCTGACCCGGTTCCGATCACCTCGCGATGTGTGCTGTGCCACCTGGTGGAACCATCGTCCTGGTCCGGGACGTTTTTACAGGTCCACGCACACGTGGCCGTTTCCCGGGCTCCACGCGCGCGTGCCTGATCACTGGGCCTGCCCCACGCGTACTAAGGGGCCCAAGAGAAAGGCGGCTCCGTGGACCTGCTCGACATCCTGCTGTTGCTGGTGATCCTTGCTTACGCGGCGTCCGGCTACCGGCGCGGGCTGGTCGCAGGCTGTGTCTCGCTGGCCGGGTTCGTGGGCGGCGCCGTCATCGGCGTATGGGTGCTGCCGTGGATGATGGACCTGGTGACAGCGGGGACGTCGGCGGCGACGGTGACGGCCGTGCTGACGGTGCTCGTGCCCGCCGTGGTGGGCCACGAGCTGGCGGGCCGACTGGCGCTGAAGCTGCGCCGCGAGCTGGACCAGGGGCCGCTGCGGGTGGCCGACGGGGTCGGCGGAGCGGCGGCGAACACGGTGGCGGTGCTGCTGGTGGCCTGGGTCGCCGCGAGCGTCCTGGGAGCCTCCTCGTCCACCCTCATCACCCAGTCGATCCGCAACTCCGCGCTGCTGGGTGCCGTACAGACGGCGATGCCGGACACCACGCCCACCTGGTTCTCGCGGGCCACCTCGGCGCTGACGGAGGCGGGCTTCCCACAGGTCTTCAACCCGTTCGAGAACGAGCCGACGGCGGGTGTCGCGAAGCCCTCCGGCGACAGCGTCACCGCGGCGGCGACGAGCGCCGCCAAGCGCAGCACGGTGAAGATCGAGGGCGCCGCGGGCAACCAGGGCCGTGAGGGCAGCGGGTTCGCGTACGCGGCGCAGCACGTGATGACCAACGCCCACGTGGTGGCGGGCATCGACAACCCGACCGTGCGGGTGGGCGGTGTGGGCCGTGTGTACTCGGCGCGGGTGGTGTTCTTCGACCCGCGCAAGGACGTCGCGGTCCTGTACGTGCCGGACCTCAAGGTCCCCCTCCTGCGTTTCGACGACAGCGCCAAGCGCGGCGACTCGGCGGTCGTCGCGGGCTATCCGCAGGACGGCGGTCTGGATCTCCAGGCGGCCACGGTCGCAGGCCGGATCAACGCGCGGGGCCAGAACATCTACAACTCGAGCATGGTCACCCGGGAGATCTACTCGATCCGCTCCACCGTCCGCCCCGGCAACTCCGGCGGCCCGCTCCTCACCACCGACGGCAGGGTGTACGGCGTCGTGTTCGCCCGCTCGACCTCGGACGACGAGACGGGTTACGTCCTGACGGCCGACGAGGTCGCGGGCGACGCCCAGCGCGCGGCGGCCTCGACGACACCGGTGGACACGGGCGACCTGATCACCTCGTAGCTCAGAGAAAGCGGCCCATGAACACGTCGTCGACGTAGTCGCCGTCGAGCAGGAACTCCTCGGGCAGGACACCCTCCACCTGGAAGCCCTCGGACTCGTACAGCTTCCGTGCCGGGGCGTTGTGCCCGAGGACGCGCAGCGTGATCCGCCGGGCGCCCTGCCGTCGGGCCCCGTCCATCACGGCCCGCAGCAGCCCTCGTCCGACGCCCGCGTGGCGCGCCTCCTCGGCGACGACAAGTCCCTGGATCTGCCGGACGTGGGAGTTGCAGGCGAGGGGCGTGGGATAGCCCAGCCGGATGTAGCCGACGAGGACGCCGTCGAGTTCGGCGACGTGATGGTCCCGGGGGCCGAACCGCTCGTTGTAGAAGGGTTCGTACGGCGGCTGGGGGCGCGGCATGACGGCGTGCAGGGTGGACCAGGTGACACGGTCGAGACGGCCGAGCGCGTCCTCGTCGTCGAGGGTGGCGATGCGTATGAGCGGTACCGGCATGAAGGTCACTTTACGGCGGCCGCGCGCGGTCCCGTCCCGTACTTTTCCGGCGCGCGCGGCAGGATGGACGCATGAACGACTCACCGCTCGCTCCGGATTCCCGTAGGTCCCGCATCGCGATCGCCGGTGCGTCCGGCCTGATCGGTTCGGCGCTGACGCGCTCCTTGACCGCGGACGGACACGAGGTGGTCCGCCTCGTACGGCGTGCGCCCCGCGGGAAGGACGAGGTGCGGTGGGATCCGGACGGGCAGCGGATGGACGCCGCGGGGCTCGCCGGGTGCGCGGCGGTGGTCAATCTCGCGGGGGCGGGGGTCGCTTCGCGGCGGTGGACGGAGGCGTACAAGCGGAAGATCCTGGACAGCCGGGTGCGGGGGACGGCGACGCTGGCCGCGGCGGTGGCCGCTCTGGACGAGCGGCCGGGGGTGTTCGTCAACGGGAGTGCGATCGGGTTCTACGGCGAGACGGGCGACCGGGTGGTGGACGAGTCGGCGCCGCCCGGGGAGGGATTCCTTCCCTCCGTGTGCGTGGCGTGGGAGGGGGCGGCGGAGCCGGCGCGGGAGGCGGGTGTCCGTACCGTCTTCGCTCGTACGGGGCTGGTGGTGGCCCGTGAGGGTGGGGCGTGGGGGAAGCTGTTTCCGCTCTTCAGGGCGGGGCTCGGGGGGCGGATGGGGGACGGCCGCCAGTACTGGAGCTACATCTCCCTGCATGACGAGGTGGCCGCGATCCGGCATCTCATCGACACGTCGTCGCTGTCCGGGCCGGTGAACCTCACTGCGCCGACGCCCCTCACCAACCGGGAGATCACCGAGGCGATGGGGCGCGTCCTGCACCGGCCCACCGTCTTCCCCACCCCGGCGCCCCTCCTGCGCCTCGCCCTCGGCGACATGTCCGGCGACATTCTGGGCAGCCAACGCGTCCACCCCACCCGCCTGCTGTCCTCCGGCTTCACCTTCGCCTTCCCGACGATCGAGGGGGCATTGCGAGCGGCCCTGCACTGACAAACGTTCCTCGCCCCCGCCGCCCCTACCCGTCCCATCCCCACTTGGGGGCTCCGCCCCCAAACCCCCGATCGGCCTGAGCGGCCTCGTCCTCAAACGCCGGACAGGCTGAAAACGAGGGCGAGCCGGGGCTTTCAGGGGCGCGAGGAACTGCGCGCCCAGCCCCCACCGGCCCGCAGCCGAACGACAGCGGGCGGCTCGGGGACGCGGGGCGGAGCCCCCGCCCCAGGGGCGCGGGGAACTGCGCGGGCAACCCCCACCGGCCCGCAGCCAAACCAATCCGGGCGGGCAGGGAGACGCGGGGCGGAGCCCCGCCTCAGGGGCGCGGGGAACTGCGCGAACGGCCCGCACTCGCCCACGGACAAAGAATCCGTGCACCCCCATGCGACCGTGCACGCCCGACGCGCGACTGTCCACGGCTCCAGACGCACCTACCCTCGACCCGAACTCGGGTATCCCCAGGGCACGTTGGGGGCATGACGTTCCCACCGGCCGCGCAACCTCGAGGAGGGGTACGTGCTAGAGCCCGTATGCAAGGCGGACGTGGACGTCGTCATCGTCGGGGCCGGAGCCGCGGGACTCGCGGCCGCCCAGCACCTGACCAGGGCGGGCCTCACGACGAAGGTTCTGGAGGCCGCCCCCACCGTGGGCGGCCGCATGACGACGGAGAAGGTGGACGGCTTCCGGCTCGACCGCATCGGCCGGCTCCTGTCCACCTCGTACCCCGAACTGCACCGCACCCCGGGCCTGAACACCCTGGCCCTGCGCCCGTTCTCCCCGGGCGTGCTGCTGCACAGCGACGGCCGTCACCACCGCGCCGCCGCCCCCGCCACCCCCCGGAGCGCAAGGGGCGCACTCACCGCCGCACGCGCCCTCGCGAGCGCCCCCCGTCTCCCCCGGAGCCAGTCCTCCCGCCCCGGCCCCCTCGGCGGCCACCTCGACCAGACCCGCCTGGCCACCGCCCTCGCCCGCCTCGCCGTCACACCACCCGAACGCCTCCTCACCCGCCCCGACCTCCCCACCGCACAGGCGCTGACCACCCGTGGTCTGCCGCCCCGTACGGTCGACGGCTTTCTGCGCCCCCTGCTCGCCGCACTCCTGTGCGACCCGGCCCTCACCACCTCCAGCCGCGCCGCCGACCTCGCCCTGCATTCGTTCGCGTCGGGCCGGCTGTGTCTGCCGGAGGGCGGCGCGGACACCCTGCCGGAGCTTCTGGCGGCCTCCCTGCCCCCGGGCACCGTCCACACCGGCGTCGAGGTCACCGCGGTCTCCACGACCACCGTGACGACGAAGGACCACGGCGAACTCACCTGCCGGGCCATCCTGCTGGCGACCGGAGCCCGCGCCGCGGCCCGGCTGCTGCCCGGTCTGCGCGTCCCGGCCTTCCATCCGGTGACGGTCCTGCACCACACCACGGACGAGCCCCCGTTGACCGACCCGGCCCTCCTGCTGGACGCCGACCGGAGCGGCCCGGTGGCGCAGACGGCGGTCATCAGCCAGGTCGACCCGTCCCGCGCCCCCGCCGGACGGGCGCTCGTCTCCTCGACGGTGCTGGGCACTCCCCCGGCCGCCACCCACCTGGACACCGCGGTCCGCGCCCAACTGGCCCGCCTCTACGGCACGTCGACGACCCGCTGGGAACTCCTCGCCGTCCACCACACCCGTGACGCGGTCCCCGCGATGCCCCCGCCGCACGACCTGCGCCGCCCTGTACGCCTCCTGGCGGGCCTGTACGTCTGCGGGGACCACCGGGACACCGGCACGGTCCAGGGCGCCCTGCATTCGGGCCGCCGGGCCGCCCACGCCCTCCTGATGGACCTGGGCGCCCGTCCGGCCGCGACGGAGGAGCGTCTGGAAACGGCGGCCTGAGTCAGCCCAGGGCCGCCACCCGATCCCGGTAGCCCCGTACGGGTGCCGCGTCCCGGTACGGTTCGAGCCGCCGCTCGAAGTCCCGTACGTACTCGACGGCCCGGACCGACCGCATCTCCACCGCCTGCCCCGCGGCCTCGGCGCCCAACTGGCAGGCCTGGTCGAGCTCCCCGAGCCCGAGCCGTGCCGAGGCGAGCACCACCCGGCAGAACAGCCGGCTGCGCGCGAAGCCGGGCGCCCGCAACTGCAGCGAGCGCTCGGCGTGCTGCGCCGCGGCCCGGTACTGCTGCAGATCCCGGTGGCAGTGCCCGAACTCGTCGGCGAGCTGCGCCTCGTCGAAGAACCGCGCCCAGTGCGGGGCCTCGTCCCCCGGCCGGGCGGATTCGAGGGCTCGCTCGGCGCGCACCAGCGACGCCGTGCAGGCCCGCACCTCCCCGAGGACGCCGTGCCCGCGCGCCTCCACGGAGTGCAGCAGCGCCTGGACGACGGGCGGCACGGACGAGCCGACGCCCTGCTGCGCGACCCGGGCGAGCTGCACGGCCTCGCGCCCGTGGCCGAGGTAGACCGCCTGCCGGCTCATGGTGACCAGGACGTACGAGCCGTACGCCCGGTCGCCGGCCGCCTGCGACAGCCGCAGCGCCTGCACGAAGTAACGCTGCGCGAGCCCGTGCGCGGCGATGTCGTACGAGGTCCAGCCGGCGAGGCGGGTGAGGTCGGCGGCGGCCGCGAACAGGCGCCGCCCGGTCTGCTCGCCGTACGCGCCGCGCAGCATGGGCTCGGCCTCGTGCTCCAGGTAGCGGACCAGGGCCTGGCGGGCGTGGCCGCCGCCGTAGGCGTGGTCGAGGGCGCGGAACAGTTCGCCCACCGAGCGCAGGGCGGCGATGTCCCCGCCGGTGACCTTCTGGCCGGGGCCGCGTTCGGTCTGGTTGCGCTGGCGGGGGACCGCGGGGCGCCCCTGGGCGGGGATGCGCGTGGCGGCCGGGTCGCCGCGGCTCACCCGGTCGTCGGCCCGTCCGATCAGCCAGTCGCGGCTGGGGACGACGAGTCCCGCCGGGGTGAAGGCGATCTTGCGGAGCTCGGCGTGGCTGCCGGAGTCCTTGCGCCACAGCCCGCTGACGATGTCGACGGCCTCCTCGGGGGTCGCGGCGAACTCCAGGCCCGCGTAGACGGGTGCGCAGGCGTCGAGCCCGAGGTCCTGCGCGGTGAGACGGCGGCCGAGGCGCCGTGTGAACACCTCGGCGATGAGGGCGGGTGTGGTGCCGCGGGGCTGCTGCCCGCGCAGCCACCGCGTCACCGATGTCTTGTCATATCTCAGGTCAAGTCCGTGTTCGAGGCCGAGCTGGTCCACGCGACGGGCGAGACCTGCGTTGGAGAACCCCGCTTCTGCGATGAGCGCGGCGAGCTGGCGATTGGGAGTGCGCTGCGCGGGTCGTTCCGTCATCTGCGGTGCGGTCTCCTGCCTTCCGGGCATCACTGGGTGCCCGGATTGCCTGTGAGCAGCCCTTATGGCCTCGTGGACGGCGCGAATGTAGCGGAGGGTAAGCACCTGATCGCAGGCATCGACATACATTCATCCGATCGTGTGAGGATTGACCGCTGGGCTGACGCGCATGGCCCGGACGTACAGTGGCGTGGGCGCGTTATGTACCTGACGAAAGGTTCTTTCGCCTGCCGCACAACGGGCCCGCCGGTTGCCACACCGCCGGTTTCCGAAGGTTCTGAGGCTTCTAGGGAGGCGCTTGCCGTGAGTGAGTTGCGGTTCGTCCGCATGGGATTCGGTGCCGAGGCCGTGGAGTACCAAGAGGCCTGGGACGAGCAGCGCCGCGTGCATGCCGCCCGTTTCCTGGACGAGGTCCCCGACACCTGTCTGCTCCTGGAGCACCCGCCGGTCTACACGGCGGGCCGGCGTACGGCGGACAGCGAACGGCCCCTCGACGGCACGCCCGTGGTCGACGTGGACCGCGGCGGCAAGATCACCTGGCACGGGCCCGGGCAGCTCGTGGGCTACCCGATCCAGAAGCTGCCGCGCCCGGTGGACGTGGTGGCGCACCTGCGGCGGCTCGAAGACGCCATGATCCGGGTCTGCGCCGAGTTCGGCGTCGAGACCAGCCGGGTGGAGGGCCGGGCGGGCGTCTGGGTCCTGGGCGACCCCGTCGCCTCGCGCCCCTCCCTCGGCGGACTCTCCCTCGACTTCGACCCGCGGCTGACGGACGAGGAGTTCGACCCCCGTCTGAACGGGCCCGAGTACGCGCCCTCCAACGCCGGGCAGCGGCGCGAGGACCGGAAGATCTGCGCCATGGGGATCCGGGTCGCCAAGGGCGTCACGATGCACGGCTTCGCCCTGAACGTGAATCCGGACACATCCTCCTTCGACAAGATCATCCCGTGCGGGATCCGGGACGCGGGGGTGACGTCCCTTGCGTACGAGCTGGGGCGCGAGGTCACCATCGCCGAGGTTCTGCCGGTCGCCGAGAAGCACCTGCGCGACGTCCTGGAGAACGCGGACCTGCGCCCCCGCGAGGTCGAACGGGCCTCGGCCTGACGGATGCCGCCAGCGGGCGTTCCCCGCCCACCCGAAGTCCTTTGGCTGCGGGCCGGTGGGGGTTGCTCGCGCAGTTCCCCGCGCCCCTAAAAGCCTCGGCTCGCCCTCGTTTTCAGCCTGTCCGGCGTTTGAGGACGAGGCCGTTCAGGCCGATCGGGGGGTCTGGGGGCGGAGCCCCTGGGGATGGGACGGGTAGGGGCGGCGGGGGCGAGGAAAGCCCCGGGAATGCACCCCCGGTCCGCAAGGTTGCCCACCGCGGGGGCCGAGAACCGTACGGGCGTACCCTGGTGTACGCCGAAGAATCGAAGCTACAGGGAGCCGATGTGTCCGCAGTCGCACCCGACGGACGCAAAATGCTGCGCCTGGAGGTCCGGAACGCCCAGACCCCCATCGAGCGCAAGCCCGAGTGGATCAAGACCCGGGCGAAAATGGGCCCCGAGTACACCAAGATGCAGAACCTCGTGAAGAGCGAGGGCCTGCACACGGTCTGCCAGGAGGCGGGCTGCCCCAACATCTACGAGTGCTGGGAAGACCGCGAGGCCACGTTCCTGATCGGCGGCGACCAGTGCACCCGGCGCTGCGACTTCTGCCAGATCGACACGGGCAAGCCGGAGGCACTCGACCGCGACGAGCCCCGTCGCGTGGGCGAGTCCGTGGTCACGATGGACCTGAACTACGCCACCATCACCGGCGTCGCCCGCGACGACCTGGAGGACGGCGGGGCGTGGCTGTACGCCGAGACGGTCCGCCAGATCCACCTGCAGACGGCGGAGCGCGAGGCCGGCCGCACCAAGGTCGAACTCCTCGCCCCCGACTTCAACGCCGAGCCCGCCCAGCTCGCCGAGGTCTTCTCGTCCCGCCCCGAGGTCTTCGCGCACAACGTCGAGACGGTCCCCCGGATCTTCAAGCGCATCCGCCCGGGCTTCCGCTACGAGCGCTCGCTGAAGGTCATCACCGAGGCGCGCGACTACGGTCTGGTCACGAAGTCGAACCTCATCCTCGGCATGGGCGAGACCCGCGAAGAGGTCAGCGAGGCCCTCACGCAGCTGCACGAGGCGGGCTGCGAGCTGGTGACCATCACGCAGTACCTGCGTCCCTCCGTGCGCCACCACCCCGTGGAGCGCTGGGTCAAGCCGCACGAGTTCGTGGAGCTGAAGGAGGAGGCCGAGCAGATCGGCTTCTCCGGTGTCATGTCGGGCCCGCTGGTGCGCTCCTCGTACCGCGCCGGTCGGCTGTACCAGATGGCCATCGAGAAGCGTGGCGCGTACGTCGCCTCGCAGGCGGTCTGAACACCCGTACGGAGCAGTGCGGGCGACATAATTTGAAACGCCTTACAACCCGAGCGGTGGCACTCAGTGCCACCGCTCGCGTGTGAATCGGCGCACAAGCAACTCCCCCCACAATGTGGCCAATTCACCGCGCTACGGACCGTCCGCGCAGATGGGGACAGGCGTCAGGACGGCGTCATGCTGGAGGCCCGCCGCATCAAGGCTTCATTGGTGTTTGACCGGTCGGTCACGCCCTGGTAACACCAATCAGTGACCCTGGTCTTACGCCACGTACCGCCCCGTCCAGAGCCGCCATCCCGAGGGGGGACCTCCATCATGCAGGCCGCGCCCGTACGCGCCACAGCCATCCCGTCGTTCACCGATGCACTCCGTGCCGTCGAGTCGCTGCTCATGAGCAGCGGTCAGCGCACCGCCCGCCGCAACGCCTGGACCTCCGTCCTGGAGGACCGCCGCCGCGCCAAGGACCGGGTCGAGGCGCAGCGCGTGCTGGAGTCCGTGGCGACGCGTTCATAGCCGTCGCCGGACCCCCCGTGCGGGCGCTGCCGCCGCCTGCCCGGACACTGCCGTCGTCGGCGCTTGCCGGGCCACGTAGACTTCGTGGCATGGCGAGGAAGGAAACTGCAGCGGACGCTGCTAACCCCGGGCGACTCAAGCAGATCGCCCTGACCTACAAGATGACTCGCAAGGCCGACTCCAAGATCGGTCTTGTACTCGCGGCAGTCGGAATCGTCACCTTCGGTGTCTTCCTCGCGATCGGCCTCTTGATCGACCACCCGTACTACCTGGGCATTCTCGGCCTTCTGCTCGCCTTCCTCGCGACGGCGATCGTCTTCGGGCGCCGGGCCGAGCGAGCCGCGTTCGGACAGATGGAGGGCCAGCCCGGCGCAGCAGCGGCCGTGCTGGACAACATCGGCCGGGGCTGGACCACGACTCCGGCGGTGGCGATGAACCGCAGCCAGGACGTGGTGCACCGCGCGGTCGGCAAGGCCGGCATCGTGCTGGTGGCCGAGGGCAACCCGAACCGGGTGAAGAGCCTGCTGGCGGCCGAGAAGAAGAAGATGGCGCGGATCGTCGCCGATGTGCCCGTGCACGACGTGCTCGTGGGCTCCGGCGAGGGTCAGGTGGGGCTCAAGAAGCTCCGCACGACGATGCTGAAGTTCCCCCGCGTCCTGACCGGCCCGCAGGTGACGGCCACCAACGACCGGCTGCGCGCGATGGGCGACCTGATGAGCAACATGCCCCTTCCGAAGGGTCCGATGCCCAAGGGCATGCGGATGCCGCGCGGCGGACCGAAGGCCCGCTGACACTCCTCTGAGCAGAGTTACGACGATGGGGGCGCCCGGATCACTCCGGGCGCCCCCATCGTCGTACCACTCGCCGGACGGCCTGATGTCGCCGTACGGCCTGGTGTCCGGTTGCTAAGCCCGGACCTCGATCGTGCGGGCCATGCGGTCGTGCAGGCCGCGGCCGTCGCGGTCCCAGATCAGGGCGGGGATGGCCACGCACAGCAGGGCGGTGCGCAGCAGGACGCGCAGCGGGTTGAGACGGCCGCCGCCCTCGGGGACGATCCGCAGGCCCAGGAGGCGCTTGCCCGGGGTGAAGCCGACCGTGCCGACGGTCAGGACGCCCAGGACGAAGAAGACGAGCAGGGCCCAGTTACCCGTCGACCCCGGCTTGTAGCCGTGGGTGAGCAGTCCGTATGCGATCAACAGGCACAGGGCCCAGTCGATGGCGAGGGCACCCAGCCTGCGGCCGGGGCGGGCGATGGAGCCGGGGCCCTGTTCCGGCAGACCCAGCTGTGCACCCCGGTATCCGAGGTCGGCACCGGCGTCCTCCAGGGCCGCGCGGGGTCCGGAGAGCCACGATCCGATTGCTTGCCTGTTGTCCACCCGTCCACGGTACTGCGCCCGTTTTGGCATGCGGACAGGAGGGGCCTGGCGACCCCGGGTCGGTTAACTTGGGCGAAACAAATGGGTCACGCTGGAGAAATCCCCCATCCCTAAGGTCGGCTCCAGCGTGTGCCACCGCACTGGCCGCACGAACGAACTACCACCCCGGTCCACTGTGGGCGGGAGTAGGAGGAGCTGGATGTTCCAGAACGCCGACGAGGCCAAGAAGTTCATCGCGGACGAGGACGTCAAGTTCGTCGACGTCCGCTTCTGCGACCTGCCGGGCGTGATGCAGCACTTCACGATCCCGGCCGAGGCCTTCGACCCGGCCGAGGAGCTCGCGTTCGACGGTTCCTCGATCCGCGGTTTCCAGGCCATCCACGAGTCCGACATGGCGCTCCGCGCCGACCTGTCCACCGCGCGCGTCGACCCCTTCCGCCGCGACAAGACGGTCAACATCAACTTCTTCATCCACGACCCGATCACGGGCGAGCAGTACTCCCGTGACCCGCGCAACGTGGCGAAGAAGGCCGAGGCCTACCTCGCCTCCACCGGCATCGCCGACACCGCGTTCTTCGGCCCCGAGGCCGAGTTCTACGTCTTCGACAGCGTGCGCTTCGACACCAAGTCGAACGAGGCCTTCTACCACATCGACTCCGAGGCCGGCGCCTGGAACACCGGTGCCCTCGAGGACAACCGTGGTTACAAGGTCCGCTACAAGGGCGGCTACTTCCCGACCCCGCCGGTCGACCACTTCGCCGACCTGCGTGCCGAGATCTCCCTGGAGCTGGCCAAGTCCGGCCTCCAGGTCGAGCGCCAGCACCACGAGGTGGGCACCGCCGGCCAGGCCGAGATCAACTACAAGTTCAACACGCTGCTCGCCGCGGCCGACGACCTCCAGCTCTTCAAGTACATCGTGAAGAACGTCGCCTGGCGCAACGGCAAGACCGCGACCTTCATGCCGAAGCCGATCTTCGGCGACAACGGCTCTGGCATGCACGTCCACCAGTCGCTGTGGGCCAACGGCGACCCGCTGTTCTACGACGAGGCCGGTTACGCGGGCCTCTCGGACACCGCCCGCTACTACATCGGCGGCATCCTCAAGCACGCCCCGTCGCTGCTCGCGTTCACGAACCCGACGGTGAACTCGTACCACCGC is a window of Streptomyces sp. NBC_00271 DNA encoding:
- a CDS encoding MarP family serine protease; this encodes MDLLDILLLLVILAYAASGYRRGLVAGCVSLAGFVGGAVIGVWVLPWMMDLVTAGTSAATVTAVLTVLVPAVVGHELAGRLALKLRRELDQGPLRVADGVGGAAANTVAVLLVAWVAASVLGASSSTLITQSIRNSALLGAVQTAMPDTTPTWFSRATSALTEAGFPQVFNPFENEPTAGVAKPSGDSVTAAATSAAKRSTVKIEGAAGNQGREGSGFAYAAQHVMTNAHVVAGIDNPTVRVGGVGRVYSARVVFFDPRKDVAVLYVPDLKVPLLRFDDSAKRGDSAVVAGYPQDGGLDLQAATVAGRINARGQNIYNSSMVTREIYSIRSTVRPGNSGGPLLTTDGRVYGVVFARSTSDDETGYVLTADEVAGDAQRAAASTTPVDTGDLITS
- a CDS encoding RDD family protein, with translation MDNRQAIGSWLSGPRAALEDAGADLGYRGAQLGLPEQGPGSIARPGRRLGALAIDWALCLLIAYGLLTHGYKPGSTGNWALLVFFVLGVLTVGTVGFTPGKRLLGLRIVPEGGGRLNPLRVLLRTALLCVAIPALIWDRDGRGLHDRMARTIEVRA
- the lipA gene encoding lipoyl synthase: MSAVAPDGRKMLRLEVRNAQTPIERKPEWIKTRAKMGPEYTKMQNLVKSEGLHTVCQEAGCPNIYECWEDREATFLIGGDQCTRRCDFCQIDTGKPEALDRDEPRRVGESVVTMDLNYATITGVARDDLEDGGAWLYAETVRQIHLQTAEREAGRTKVELLAPDFNAEPAQLAEVFSSRPEVFAHNVETVPRIFKRIRPGFRYERSLKVITEARDYGLVTKSNLILGMGETREEVSEALTQLHEAGCELVTITQYLRPSVRHHPVERWVKPHEFVELKEEAEQIGFSGVMSGPLVRSSYRAGRLYQMAIEKRGAYVASQAV
- a CDS encoding DUF4191 domain-containing protein, with protein sequence MARKETAADAANPGRLKQIALTYKMTRKADSKIGLVLAAVGIVTFGVFLAIGLLIDHPYYLGILGLLLAFLATAIVFGRRAERAAFGQMEGQPGAAAAVLDNIGRGWTTTPAVAMNRSQDVVHRAVGKAGIVLVAEGNPNRVKSLLAAEKKKMARIVADVPVHDVLVGSGEGQVGLKKLRTTMLKFPRVLTGPQVTATNDRLRAMGDLMSNMPLPKGPMPKGMRMPRGGPKAR
- a CDS encoding NAD(P)/FAD-dependent oxidoreductase, with product MLEPVCKADVDVVIVGAGAAGLAAAQHLTRAGLTTKVLEAAPTVGGRMTTEKVDGFRLDRIGRLLSTSYPELHRTPGLNTLALRPFSPGVLLHSDGRHHRAAAPATPRSARGALTAARALASAPRLPRSQSSRPGPLGGHLDQTRLATALARLAVTPPERLLTRPDLPTAQALTTRGLPPRTVDGFLRPLLAALLCDPALTTSSRAADLALHSFASGRLCLPEGGADTLPELLAASLPPGTVHTGVEVTAVSTTTVTTKDHGELTCRAILLATGARAAARLLPGLRVPAFHPVTVLHHTTDEPPLTDPALLLDADRSGPVAQTAVISQVDPSRAPAGRALVSSTVLGTPPAATHLDTAVRAQLARLYGTSTTRWELLAVHHTRDAVPAMPPPHDLRRPVRLLAGLYVCGDHRDTGTVQGALHSGRRAAHALLMDLGARPAATEERLETAA
- the lipB gene encoding lipoyl(octanoyl) transferase LipB — translated: MSELRFVRMGFGAEAVEYQEAWDEQRRVHAARFLDEVPDTCLLLEHPPVYTAGRRTADSERPLDGTPVVDVDRGGKITWHGPGQLVGYPIQKLPRPVDVVAHLRRLEDAMIRVCAEFGVETSRVEGRAGVWVLGDPVASRPSLGGLSLDFDPRLTDEEFDPRLNGPEYAPSNAGQRREDRKICAMGIRVAKGVTMHGFALNVNPDTSSFDKIIPCGIRDAGVTSLAYELGREVTIAEVLPVAEKHLRDVLENADLRPREVERASA
- the glnA gene encoding type I glutamate--ammonia ligase, encoding MFQNADEAKKFIADEDVKFVDVRFCDLPGVMQHFTIPAEAFDPAEELAFDGSSIRGFQAIHESDMALRADLSTARVDPFRRDKTVNINFFIHDPITGEQYSRDPRNVAKKAEAYLASTGIADTAFFGPEAEFYVFDSVRFDTKSNEAFYHIDSEAGAWNTGALEDNRGYKVRYKGGYFPTPPVDHFADLRAEISLELAKSGLQVERQHHEVGTAGQAEINYKFNTLLAAADDLQLFKYIVKNVAWRNGKTATFMPKPIFGDNGSGMHVHQSLWANGDPLFYDEAGYAGLSDTARYYIGGILKHAPSLLAFTNPTVNSYHRLVPGFEAPVNLVYSQRNRSAAMRIPITGSNPKAKRVEFRAPDSSGNPYLAFSALLLAGLDGIKNKVEPAEPIDKDLYELAPEEHAGVAQVPTSLPAVLDRLEADHEFLLAGDVFTSDLIETWIDYKRTNEIAPLQLRPHPHEFELYYDV
- a CDS encoding SCO2195 family GlnR-regulated protein yields the protein MQAAPVRATAIPSFTDALRAVESLLMSSGQRTARRNAWTSVLEDRRRAKDRVEAQRVLESVATRS
- a CDS encoding GNAT family N-acetyltransferase, with protein sequence MPVPLIRIATLDDEDALGRLDRVTWSTLHAVMPRPQPPYEPFYNERFGPRDHHVAELDGVLVGYIRLGYPTPLACNSHVRQIQGLVVAEEARHAGVGRGLLRAVMDGARRQGARRITLRVLGHNAPARKLYESEGFQVEGVLPEEFLLDGDYVDDVFMGRFL
- a CDS encoding TIGR01777 family oxidoreductase, with the translated sequence MNDSPLAPDSRRSRIAIAGASGLIGSALTRSLTADGHEVVRLVRRAPRGKDEVRWDPDGQRMDAAGLAGCAAVVNLAGAGVASRRWTEAYKRKILDSRVRGTATLAAAVAALDERPGVFVNGSAIGFYGETGDRVVDESAPPGEGFLPSVCVAWEGAAEPAREAGVRTVFARTGLVVAREGGAWGKLFPLFRAGLGGRMGDGRQYWSYISLHDEVAAIRHLIDTSSLSGPVNLTAPTPLTNREITEAMGRVLHRPTVFPTPAPLLRLALGDMSGDILGSQRVHPTRLLSSGFTFAFPTIEGALRAALH
- a CDS encoding regulator; amino-acid sequence: MTERPAQRTPNRQLAALIAEAGFSNAGLARRVDQLGLEHGLDLRYDKTSVTRWLRGQQPRGTTPALIAEVFTRRLGRRLTAQDLGLDACAPVYAGLEFAATPEEAVDIVSGLWRKDSGSHAELRKIAFTPAGLVVPSRDWLIGRADDRVSRGDPAATRIPAQGRPAVPRQRNQTERGPGQKVTGGDIAALRSVGELFRALDHAYGGGHARQALVRYLEHEAEPMLRGAYGEQTGRRLFAAAADLTRLAGWTSYDIAAHGLAQRYFVQALRLSQAAGDRAYGSYVLVTMSRQAVYLGHGREAVQLARVAQQGVGSSVPPVVQALLHSVEARGHGVLGEVRACTASLVRAERALESARPGDEAPHWARFFDEAQLADEFGHCHRDLQQYRAAAQHAERSLQLRAPGFARSRLFCRVVLASARLGLGELDQACQLGAEAAGQAVEMRSVRAVEYVRDFERRLEPYRDAAPVRGYRDRVAALG